A region of Lepus europaeus isolate LE1 chromosome 2, mLepTim1.pri, whole genome shotgun sequence DNA encodes the following proteins:
- the UBA5 gene encoding ubiquitin-like modifier-activating enzyme 5 isoform X3, translated as MNRLFFQPHQAGLSKVQAAEHTLRNINPDVLFEVHNYNITTVENFQHFMDRISNGGLEEGKPVDLVLSCVDNFEARMTINTACNELGQTWMESGVSENAVSGHIQLIIPGESACFACAPPLVVAANIDEKTLKREGVCAASLPTTMGVVAGILVQNVLKFLLKFGTVSFYLGYNAMQDFFPTMSMKPNPQCDDRNCRKQQEEYKRKEAALPKQDVVQEEEEIIHEDNEWGIELVSEVSEEELKNSSGPVPDLPEGITVAYTVPKQQEDAEPAVTVEDSGESLEELMAKMKNM; from the exons GAACATTAATCCTGATGTTCTTTTTGAAGTACACAACTACAATATAACCACAGTGGAAAACTTTCAACATTTCATGGATAGAATaag TAATGGCGGATTAGAAGAAGGAAAACCTGTTGATCTAGTTCTTAGCTGTGTGGACAATTTTGAAGCTCGAATGACAATAAATACA gctTGTAATGAACTTGGACAAACATGGATGGAATCTGGGGTCAGTGAAAATGCAGTTTCCGGGCACATACAGCTCATCATTCCTGGAGAATCAGCTTGCTTTGCG TGTGCACCACCTCTTGTAGTTGCTGCAAATATCGATGAAAAAACTCTGAAACGAGAAGGTGTCTGTGCAGCTAGTCTTCCTACCACTATGGGAGTAGTGGCTGGGATCCTGGTACAAAACGTGTTAAA gtttctgTTAAAGTTTGGTACAGTTAGTTTTTACCTTGGATACAATGCAATGCAGGACTTTTTCCCTACGATGTCCATGAAGCCAAATCCCCAGTGTGATGACAGAAATtgcaggaagcagcaggaagaaTATAAG AGAAAGGAAGCAGCACTGCCCAAGCAGGATGTCGTTCAAGAAGAGGAGGAAATAATACATGAGGATAATGAATGGG GTATTGAGCTGGTATCGGAGGTTTCAGAAGAGGAACTGAAAAATTCTTCAGGTCCAGTTCCTGACCTACCTGAAGGAATTACAGTGGCGTATACAGTTCCAAAACAG CAAGAAGATGCTGAACCTGCAGTAACAGTGGAAGATTCTGGTGAAAGCTTGGAGGAACTCATGGCCAAAATGAAGAATATGTAA